CACGCACACGCCGACGCCGGCTTCGATCGCCTGGCGCCGCGACTGGCGCGCGCCGAAGATCCAGGTCAGCAGCAGCATCGCGGGCAACGCATAGACGAGCCAGTCGGCGGCGAAGATGGCGAGGCGGGCAACGCCCGGCTGCGGCGCAACCCCGGCGTTGATGGCGGAAAAGAGGGTGAGATTGAGGGTCTGCATGAATCCGGTTGCGTGGGGCGTAAAAAATCGGCCGGTTGCCCGGCCTGATACGAACGATGCTAAGGCGTACCCGCTTAAGCGATGCTTAATGGGCGGCCGCACGCGACGAAGCCCGCGGCGGCGAACGCACTTAGAGCCTGCACTGCAACACAAGTTCACGAAATTGTCATATTCCCGCGCGACCGTCTCCCGAAAAGGCTCACCCAGCCCCCCGTAAAGACTCACCTTTTTCACATCGTGGCGTCATCGACGTGTGCAAACATCGGGACGCCGCGTGTCGTCCAGGCCGTTTGCGTCATTCATCTCAATATTTACGCTGCGAATGCTTCGAAATCGGCAACAATTAATTCCAAATGCGGCATCGCACAACGGTAACGCACAGGCATAGGATTACGAGCTTACGAGCACTCATCCACGAAGCGATCAACAACAAGGAGTCCGCATGAAACCCAGCGATGTCCGATCGAAAGCGTTTGCGATGCCGTTGACCAGCCCTGCCTTCCCGATGGGCCCGTACCGTTTCGTCGATCGTGAGTTTCTGATCATCACGTATCGCACCGATCCGGACCGTCTCCGCGAAATCGTCCCCGAGCCGCTGCAGGTCACCGAGCCGCTCGTGCATTACGAATTCATTCGCATGGCCGATTCCACCGGCTTCGGCGACTACACCGAAAGCGGTCAGGTGATTCCCGTCGAATACAACGGCCAGCCGGGCGGCTATACGCTCGCGATGTATCTCGACGATCACCCGCCGATCGCCGGCGGCCGCGAGCTGTGGGGCTTCCCGAAGAAGCTCGCGTCGCCCACGCTGCACGTGAACACCGACCACATCCTCGGCACGCTCGACTACGGCAAGGTGCGCGTCGCCACCGGCACGATGGGCTACAAGCACAAGGAACTGGACATCGACGAGCAGACCAAGCGTCTCGCCGGCCCCAATTTCCTGCTGAAGATCATCCCGCACGTCGACGGCACCGCGCGCGTCTGCGAACTGGTGCGCTACTACATGCAGGACATCAAGATGAAGGGCGCGTGGACGGGCCCCGCATCGCTCGAGCTGGCGCCGCACGCACTCGCGCCCGTGGCCGATCTGCCGGTGCTCGAAATCGTCGAAGCCCGCCACCTGGTCGCAGATTTGACATTGGGTCTCGGCGAAGTCGTCTACGATTACCTGGCTCAGTAACACGTCCGCAGTCCTTTCTCCCTGTCAATCCTTTCACCACGGGAATTCGAACATGAGCAACCTGAATGGCAAGACCGCAGTCGTCACGGGCGCCGCGAGCGGCATCGGCAAGGAAATCGCACTCGAGCTCGCCAAGGCGGGCGCGGCCGTTGCGATCGCCGACCTGAACCAGGACGGCGCGAATGCCGTTGCCGACGAGATCGTCAAGGCGGGCGGCAAGGCGATCGGCGTCGCGATGGACGTGACGAACGAGGAAGCCGTGAACAGCGGGATCGACAAGGTGGCCGCAACGTTCGGCTCGGTCGACATCCTCGTGTCGAACGCAGGCATCCAGATCGTCAACCCGATCGAGAACTACGCGTTCTCCGACTGGAAGAAGATGCAGGCGATCCACGTCGACGGCGCGTTCCTGACGACCAAGGCCGCGCTCAAGCACATGTACAAGGACGATCGCGGCGGTGTCGTGATCTACATGGGTTCGGTGCACTCGCACGAAGCGTCGCCGCTGAAGTCGGCATACGTGACGGCCAAGCACGGCCTGCTCGGCCTGGCGCGCGTGCTGGCAAAGGAAGGCGCGAAGCACAACGTGCGCTCGCACGTCGT
This window of the Burkholderia lata genome carries:
- a CDS encoding acetoacetate decarboxylase, with the protein product MKPSDVRSKAFAMPLTSPAFPMGPYRFVDREFLIITYRTDPDRLREIVPEPLQVTEPLVHYEFIRMADSTGFGDYTESGQVIPVEYNGQPGGYTLAMYLDDHPPIAGGRELWGFPKKLASPTLHVNTDHILGTLDYGKVRVATGTMGYKHKELDIDEQTKRLAGPNFLLKIIPHVDGTARVCELVRYYMQDIKMKGAWTGPASLELAPHALAPVADLPVLEIVEARHLVADLTLGLGEVVYDYLAQ
- a CDS encoding 3-hydroxybutyrate dehydrogenase → MSNLNGKTAVVTGAASGIGKEIALELAKAGAAVAIADLNQDGANAVADEIVKAGGKAIGVAMDVTNEEAVNSGIDKVAATFGSVDILVSNAGIQIVNPIENYAFSDWKKMQAIHVDGAFLTTKAALKHMYKDDRGGVVIYMGSVHSHEASPLKSAYVTAKHGLLGLARVLAKEGAKHNVRSHVVCPGFVRTPLVDKQIPEQAKELGISEEEVVKKVMLGNTVDGVFTTVQDVAQTVLFLSAFPSAALTGQSFIVSHGWFMQ